GTATAACTCGCTTAGTGTAAAATCACGAGGCAGGAACTGTCGTGCAATCGTCGTTTCCAGCATTTGCTGCTGAATACGCCGGTATGCATCTTCTATAATCGTGCGGTGATCAAAGGCGAGCTCGAGCTCCTGCAAAGCTTCCTGAATCGTAAACAACCCAACATCCTCAGCATCATCCGCCGCCTGACGGTGTTCCAGCATCCATTCCTCTACCAGTGCAAAAAACGCATGGGAGATAATCCATCCTCTGGGGTCACGCCCGGGCTGACTATATACATTCAAATACTCCAGATGTCCGCCGTCCACACCTGTCTCTTCCATCAACTCGCGCTTTGCAGCACCATAGATGGATTCATTTTCTTGACAAAATCCACCGGGCAACGCCCATCTTCCCGCAAAAGGCCATCCTTTGCGCTTAATCAGCATGACCTTCAACTCCCGGATGGGGAGTGTCTTGGTTACTGTCTTACGCTCCCGCTTGGTCAAGGTGAACATGACGATATCCGCGGGAACACCATCGGGTGTACGATATTTCTTGGAACTATAGGCACGTGCTGCCTGTTCATCGCTTTCAGCATTGAATTGTTCGTAGTTTTCGCTCATGGGCACCACCGACTATTCTCATTTTGATATTTTCATTATGACATAATAATATCTTTTGTCAACCTTGGGATTCCGTGTTTTGCGTTTTTACTCGCGCTATACGGAATGTCGCCGTTGCCATACATCCCAGCGTTCCTGATGCATCACGGACCTCAGATTGTGCCGTCACACTACGCCCCGCTTGATGCAGGATCGTTGATGTCACGATTAATTCCCCTAGTTTCATGGGTGCCAAGAAATGCACATTCAGATTGGTCGTCACACAACTGTCTACTGCCATTGCGGCAGTAGCTACCATGCCCATCGCCTGATCCATCAGGGATGTCAGCACACCACCATGAATTATTCCCATGGAGTTGGTGTGGTGTTCGCCCGCTGTTAGCGCGATCTGAACTTCTTTTCCGTCCCCTTTAATAAACCGACAACCGAGAAAGCCCCAAAATCTTCCGTTTCCTTCTTCAACCATTTTGTCCAAAATACCCATTATTGAATTCCCCTTTATTGCACTTTAAGTATAAAGCCCATGATGTATGTTGTTGATGATGATTTCCCAGCATTGGTTCTTTTCATAGTTGATCTAAAGTGCTTCGTCATTATATTAAGCCTGCTCCTACGGAACAGGTCTTATCCAGTGAAGTTGTCTTGATCAGGCCACCACACAAAATAACCCCACCACGTGGAGTCTGAGATGATCAAAAAAGGCGCGGACTGCGTCCGCACCCTTCCGTTCAATTACCCGCAGCTGGTCGGAGGTGAATCCGTACCTGCCTCCACGTTCACTTTCTCGGAGACGGTATCTCGAATTACAGAAATAACAAGCTGAAGCAAATAATTGATATCGCTTTGGCTTTGCTGGAATTCCGTAACGAGTGGAATGCCGTCCAACTCTTCCTGTAGGTCCTCAATTTCCTGTTCAATTTTGCGGACCATGTCTGCATTTTTGAAGCTTTCAAAAGCAACGATTTCCTTTTGTTTCTTCTTGATCGTTGCAATTAATTGCTGGATGCGTTCATGATCACGAATTTTGGACTCAGCCTGTTGGAACTGTTTGACTTCCTCACTCGTTCCAAGCATATCAGCCAATTCTTTGGCTTTTCCCATAATGTCGTCGCGTATGACCAGATTGCGCGTATCGTAGGTAGGCATTCCATAACGGTTGTACTGCACTTCTTCCTGCGCCACTCGAAATCGCTCCATTCTATGAGATGATATAAGATGAACTACTCGATGTTGCACTAAGCTTAGTGACTGCTCGAGTGACCGCTACGGTTACGGATCGTTCTTTCGATCGCTGTTGTCTCCAAATTTTTCTGATTGTAATGGTCCGTGGTTAAAATTTGGAGACAAAGGCGAACGCTTCGCTTCTACAGAATCGATTCCGTCACCTTCGCTACGCTAGGCCGTAACCCGCCAAGTGCAAAAAGAATTTCATCTTATTAGGTTTGTGTATTACTGATTGGCGGCTACTGGCTCTGTGAGCAGATTGCCCCGAATATAGAAAGTCATTGGATCGGTGATTTCCACATGTACAAAAGTACCGATCAATTCTTTAGGTCCTTCAAAGTGCACCAGCTTGTTGCTGCGTGTACGTCCAGCCAGAACATTGGAATTCCGCTTGCTCTCACCTTCAACAAGCACTTCAACAACCTTGCCGCGCTGCTTCTCATTGCTGCTATGGCTGTATGCGTTGATCGTCTCGTTTAAGCGTTTCAAACGTTCCTTCTTCACGTCCATCGGCACGTTATCCTCCATCACCGCAGCAGGTGTGCCTTCGCGCGGAGAGTAGATAAATGTATAGGCAAAGTCGTAGCCAACTTCCTTAACCAGTGACAGCGTATCTTCGAACTGCTCTTCCGTTTCCCCCGGGAAACCAACGATAATATCAGTGGTTAACACGACATCTGGAATTGCAGTTTTAATTTTGTCAGCAAGCTTCAGGTAGTGTTCCCGACTGTACTTACGGCTCATACGTTTCAGCACTTCCGTGCTGCCGGACTGCACAGGCAGATGGATGTGCTCCACCAGGTTCCCGCCCTTCGCAAGCACCTCAATCAGATGATCATCGAAGTCACGTGGATGACTGGTTGTAAACCGAACCCGTGGAATATCGATTTTGCGAATATCATCCATCAGGTCACCGAAGCTGTAATTCAGATCCGTAAAGTCCTTGCCATAAGCATTGACATTCTGGCCGAGCAGCGTGATTTCCTTGAAGCCTTGTCTTGCCAGTTCGCGAACTTCGGCAATGACATCTTCCGGACGTCGACTGCGCTCTTTTCCCCGTGTGAACGGGACGATGCAATATGTACAGAACTTGTCGCAACCATACATAATGTTCACCCAGCCGCGCATGCCCTCACGTTTTTTCGGCAGGTTCTCGATGATATCGCCTTCCTTGGACCATACCTCAACAACCATTTCTTTACTGAACAGTGCTTCCTGAATCAGATGTGGCAGCCGATGCACATTGTGTGTACCAAAAATCATATCCACAAAGCCATGCTTCTGCATAATCCGGTTCACGACGCCTTCTTCCTGCGACATACAACCACACACACCCAGCAACAAGCCTGGACGTTCGGTTTTCAGGGTTTTCAGATGGCCTAGCTCACCGAACACTTTATCTTCCGCATTTTCCCGAATCGCACAGGTGTTTAACAGAATGATATCTGCCTCTTTGCGGTCCTCGGTAGCCTGATACCCCATTGATTCAAGCAATCCTTTGATCGTCTCGGAATCATGCTCGTTCATCTGGCATCCATACGTATATACGATATAGTGTTTGCCTTTCCCTACGTTTTTCAGTTCATCGGGTACGGCCGTTTCGTAAAGCACCTGGACGTCTTCCTTGCCCCGTTGTTTCTCCTGACGATGATTGGGTTCCGACTTGATGTTAATCTCCCGGCCCCGGATTCTTATCTTTTTGCTGAATTCATCTTGCGAAATTACTTTGGCATCGGAGAAATCAAAATATTGGGAGTAATCCTTTTTTGAGTCTTTAGCCATTTCCTTCGGTCACTCCTTACAGCCTCTATTAATAAAAAATCGTTATTTCATCTTGTTTCACGTGATTTGCACGCTTTATACATCAAAAGAGCATTACAGCAAATTATAACATGAATTGGGCTCTAGTTCCACATCGAAAGACGCTGCCCCTTCGCCTATCCCGAAATCTGTGCAGGTCAGCTGAACACCCCGAAAACACACAAAAACCTGAGTAATCCTCAGATCGAATGTATCGACGCTGTAAATATACTCAGGTTTATACGTGCATTCAAACCGTCAACATAACGGCTGAAGAAGGTTCCATTTAATTAGTCGATGATTTCAGCAGTATCGCCGTTACGAGCGCCAGCTGCATTAGCTTCATCTGTATCAATATGCATGTCCAGTGCAAAGGAATCCGATACACGAGCCAGTACATTTTCCAGCACCAGACCACGATCTCCACCCAGACGAACTTTCAGCAATTGTTTGTCCTCGATACCCCATTTAGCAGCATCAGAAGTATGGAAGTGGATGTGACGAGCAGCAACGATAACACCTTTATCGATTGTAACTTCGCCAGCAGGTCCTTTAATTGTGATACCTGGAGTACCTTCGATGCTTCCGGATTCACGCACAGGTGCCTTAACACCAATAGCGAAAGAGTCTGTCATCGAGATTTCCAATTGTGTTTCCGGACGAACTGGTCCAAGAATACGCACTTTATCAAACTGTCCTTTCGAACCAATAACCGCTACTGTTTCGTTAGCAGCATATTGTCCTGGTTGGGACAGAGGTTTAAACTCAGTCAATTCATAGCCTTTACCAAACAAAATTTCAACGTGCTCTTGAGATACATGAATGTGACGGGCAGATACGCCCACAGATACTGTTTTGCTCATTGTGAATTTCACTCCTTGTTTATCTATGGCCTGTAGCCAGGCTCTTAACAATCCTATGGTATTATACCCCTTTTTGAAGTGAAATGAAAACGAACTGCTGAAAATTCATGAAATACACTTATTTTGCAATCATTAATCCCCTACATTTGGTAAATCGGTCTGAACATGTACGACGTTTGCTTTCAGCTCGTTTTCTTCCGGGGACCAACGGTGTCATGATTCACCATATTCGATCTTCAAATTTTTCTTCGGCAAATTCTCTTCTAAATAACTCATGGCATTGCCCCACATCCAACCGCGAACCAGTGATTCGTCGTAGTGCTTGAGCAGCGTATTCATCAGTTTTGGATACTGCCCCGTATGTTCAAAGTCATGGATATACGTAGTAATTCCGTCAAAATCAGACCCCATCATCAGATGGTGCTCCCCACCCAGGGAACATATCCGCTCAATATGAGGCAACAGATCTTCAATACATACTTCGCCTTCCTGCTTCACAAACCACGGCACAAACGTCAGTCCGATCCTCCCTTCCCGGGCAATAATAGCTCGAATCTGATCATCCTTCAGATTACGCACATGCGGGCAGATGGCATAACTGTTGGAATGCGATGCGATAAAAGGCCGTTCACTAAGGTCAGCAAGTTCCCAGAAGCCTTTCTCAGTCAGATGTGATACATCCAGCAGCATGCCGATTTGGTTACACAGGTGAACCAGCTCCCTGCCCTTCTCCGTTAGTCCAGCCCCACGTTTCTCCAATACACCATCAGCTGCCCAATTGGCATAGTTCCAGGTAAGCCCAACAATCCGCACACCCATTTGATAACATAACTCCATATAAAAGAGATTGCCCTCCAGTCCATCGACACCCTCAAGTGTAAGCAGTCCCCATGGTCTGTCCGTCTGCCCGATCTGCGTAAGCTGTTCCCGCCATAACAATGTATGTGTACCTTTAGATCGTTCTTCGGTTATCTCCACACGTTTACGGTAGATGTCCAACTGCCCCATCACATGTTCAAACTTGCCTCTGCCAAGCACTTCGGGCAAATAGATTGCAAAGGCCTGTAAACCAATGTTACCTTCCCTCATGCGTTCCAGGTTCACATCCAGCTGTGAAGCATTTTCAAATGAAAGGCTAGGATTCATCAACATTTTACTCAAAGCATCACAATGAAAATCGGCTACCCGCCAGTTGTGCATCACAATCTCTCCTTCTACACGGTTAGGTTATGGAAAAAAAACGCAAAAAAACCT
Above is a window of Paenibacillus sp. E222 DNA encoding:
- a CDS encoding NUDIX domain-containing protein, whose amino-acid sequence is MSENYEQFNAESDEQAARAYSSKKYRTPDGVPADIVMFTLTKRERKTVTKTLPIRELKVMLIKRKGWPFAGRWALPGGFCQENESIYGAAKRELMEETGVDGGHLEYLNVYSQPGRDPRGWIISHAFFALVEEWMLEHRQAADDAEDVGLFTIQEALQELELAFDHRTIIEDAYRRIQQQMLETTIARQFLPRDFTLSELYQVIQSVVPDFEEPNFIRKITSTRSRKGIVEEVRDEEGNLLSSNQYSQRPAQLYRFTELVPRLSIYT
- a CDS encoding PaaI family thioesterase encodes the protein MGILDKMVEEGNGRFWGFLGCRFIKGDGKEVQIALTAGEHHTNSMGIIHGGVLTSLMDQAMGMVATAAMAVDSCVTTNLNVHFLAPMKLGELIVTSTILHQAGRSVTAQSEVRDASGTLGCMATATFRIARVKTQNTESQG
- a CDS encoding RicAFT regulatory complex protein RicA family protein, which codes for MPTYDTRNLVIRDDIMGKAKELADMLGTSEEVKQFQQAESKIRDHERIQQLIATIKKKQKEIVAFESFKNADMVRKIEQEIEDLQEELDGIPLVTEFQQSQSDINYLLQLVISVIRDTVSEKVNVEAGTDSPPTSCG
- the miaB gene encoding tRNA (N6-isopentenyl adenosine(37)-C2)-methylthiotransferase MiaB — protein: MAKDSKKDYSQYFDFSDAKVISQDEFSKKIRIRGREINIKSEPNHRQEKQRGKEDVQVLYETAVPDELKNVGKGKHYIVYTYGCQMNEHDSETIKGLLESMGYQATEDRKEADIILLNTCAIRENAEDKVFGELGHLKTLKTERPGLLLGVCGCMSQEEGVVNRIMQKHGFVDMIFGTHNVHRLPHLIQEALFSKEMVVEVWSKEGDIIENLPKKREGMRGWVNIMYGCDKFCTYCIVPFTRGKERSRRPEDVIAEVRELARQGFKEITLLGQNVNAYGKDFTDLNYSFGDLMDDIRKIDIPRVRFTTSHPRDFDDHLIEVLAKGGNLVEHIHLPVQSGSTEVLKRMSRKYSREHYLKLADKIKTAIPDVVLTTDIIVGFPGETEEQFEDTLSLVKEVGYDFAYTFIYSPREGTPAAVMEDNVPMDVKKERLKRLNETINAYSHSSNEKQRGKVVEVLVEGESKRNSNVLAGRTRSNKLVHFEGPKELIGTFVHVEITDPMTFYIRGNLLTEPVAANQ
- the pduL gene encoding phosphate propanoyltransferase, which encodes MSKTVSVGVSARHIHVSQEHVEILFGKGYELTEFKPLSQPGQYAANETVAVIGSKGQFDKVRILGPVRPETQLEISMTDSFAIGVKAPVRESGSIEGTPGITIKGPAGEVTIDKGVIVAARHIHFHTSDAAKWGIEDKQLLKVRLGGDRGLVLENVLARVSDSFALDMHIDTDEANAAGARNGDTAEIID
- a CDS encoding dipeptidase; translation: MHNWRVADFHCDALSKMLMNPSLSFENASQLDVNLERMREGNIGLQAFAIYLPEVLGRGKFEHVMGQLDIYRKRVEITEERSKGTHTLLWREQLTQIGQTDRPWGLLTLEGVDGLEGNLFYMELCYQMGVRIVGLTWNYANWAADGVLEKRGAGLTEKGRELVHLCNQIGMLLDVSHLTEKGFWELADLSERPFIASHSNSYAICPHVRNLKDDQIRAIIAREGRIGLTFVPWFVKQEGEVCIEDLLPHIERICSLGGEHHLMMGSDFDGITTYIHDFEHTGQYPKLMNTLLKHYDESLVRGWMWGNAMSYLEENLPKKNLKIEYGES